Below is a window of Halolamina sp. CBA1230 DNA.
CGGCGGAGCACTACTCGATCCCGGAGGACCGCCTGCAGGAGGCGATGGCCGAGATCGAGGAGCTGATGGAGGACCGCGTGCGCCACTTCGAGCGACAGGGCGACCTCGTCGCGGCCCAGCGGATCGAGGAGCGAACCACGTTCGACCTCGAGATGCTGCAGGAGACGGGGTACTGCTCGGGGATCGAGAACTACTCGGTCCACCTCTCGGACCGCGAGCAGGGGGAGGCGCCGTACACGCTGCTCGACTACTTCCCCGACGAGTTCCTCACCGTCGTCGACGAGTCCCACCAGACGCTGCCGCAGATCCGCGGGCAGTTCGAGGGCGACAAATCCCGCAAGGACTCGCTGGTCGAGAACGGGTTCCGCCTCCCGACCGCTTACGACAACCGCCCGCTCACGTTCGAGGAGTTCGAGGCGAAGACCGACGAGACGCTGTACGTCTCGGCGACGCCGGGCGAGTACGAGCGCGAGGAGTCCGACCAGATCGTCGAACAGATCGTCCGACCAACCCATCTCGTCGACCCCGCGGTCGAGGTCACGAGCGCGCAGGAGCAGATCGACGACCTGATGGACCGCATCGACGAGCGCATCGAGAACGACGAGCGCACGCTCGTCACCACGCTCACCAAGCGGATGGCCGAGGATCTCACCGAGTACCTCGAGGAGGCGGGCGTGAACGTCGCGTACATGCACGACGAGACCGACACGCTGGAGCGCCACGAGATCATCCGCTCGCTCCGCCTCGGCGAGATCGACGTACTCGTGGGTATCAACCTCCTCCGTGAAGGACTCGACATCCCCGAAGTGAGCCTCGTCGCGATCCTCGACGCCGACCAGGAGGGGTTCCTGCGCTCGGAGACGATGCTGGTCCAGACGATGGGTCGCGCCGCGCGGAACGTCAACGGCGAGGTGGTGCTGTACGCCGACAAGCGCACCGACGCGATGACGAGCGCCATCGAGGAGACCCGCCGGCGTCGGGCGATCCAGCAGCGCTACAACGAGGAACACGGGTTCGAACCGACCACGATCCAGAAGGAGATCGGCGAGACGAACCTCCCGGGGAGCAAAACCGACGCCTCCGGCGCCGCGAACGCGGAGGTCGGCGACGCCGACGACGCGGCTCGCCAGATCGAGCAGTTGGAGGACCGGATGGAGGAGGCGGCCGACAACCTCGAGTTCGAACTCGCGGCGGACATCCGCGACCGCATCAGGGAGCTCCGCGAGGAGTTCGACCTCGACGGCGGCGACGAGGGCGTCGCGCCGGAACCCGACGCGGAGTTCTAGCGCGTTCGGGCTGACGGTGTCAGCGTCTCGGTCCTGTCGCCGAGGAGGCCGCCGTCGTCGGTTTCGTTCCCGTCGTCAGTCTCGGTTCCGTCGTCAAGGAGGCCGCCATCGTCAGTTTCGTTCCCGTCGTCGAGAAGCCCATCGTCGTCGCCATCGTCAGTCTCGTTTCCGTCGTCGAAGAGATCGCCGTCGTCAGTTTCGTTCCCGTCGTCGAGAAGGCCGCCGTCGTCAGTTTCGTTCCCGTCGTCGAAGAGACCGCCGTCGCCATCATCAGTCTCGTTCCCGTCGTCGAAGAGACCGCCGTCGATCGGGGCGTGTTTCGAGGCGTTGAGCGATCCGAGCCCGCCGATCACCTCGCCCGCGATCGCGCGGGCTGCCTCGGCGACCTCGCCACCGCCGGTACGGTTGGCCTGCTGGAGGATCGAGCGCACCTGACTCACGTTCGCGCCGTGTTCTCGGAGCGTGGGCTCGGGCAGCGACGCGGCGGCGGTCGCGGTCTGATCCGCTCGCCGCTCGACCGCCCGGATCTGGGCGCTCAGCCCGGCGAGCTGGGCCTGGTACTGGGCCTGACCGATGCTACCGTTCTCGTAGGCCTGCTTGAGGCGGGTCTTCTCGGCTTCGAGTTCCTCGATCCGTTCGGCCAGCCGCTGCTGCTGCTGGGCCACGATCCGCGCTTTCGAGCCGTTGGACGCCGCGGCCGCCAGCTGCCGGGTGAGCGAACGCTGTGCGATTTCGCTGTCGATCTCGGCTTCCTGGACGCCGACGACGCCCGCGAACGCGGCACCCGGCTCCGGTCCGTCCGCCGGCGTGGCCTGCGCGCTGGACAGCGTCGCGGCCGCGGGGACGCTGCCGACGAGCACGGCGAGGGCGACGGCGACGACAGCGGCTCGGTTCATACCCGACAGATCAGACACCCACTCCTAAAAACCGTCCACTCCCTCCACTCGGGTTCACCCCGATTAACCGAGTTTAACGCCGTGTCACCGAACGATCACTCCTCGTCGGGGAGCTTCAGTACGTTCTCACGACCCAGTCGGAACGACTCGACCTCCCCGTCGTCGCGCAGGTCGCCGACCACCTGGCTGGTGCGCGCGGCGCTCCAGTCGAGCTCCTCGGTGACGGTTTTCTGCTTCATTCGACCGCCGTTCCGTTCGATCAGCCGAAGGACGCGCTCCTCCGGGCTCAACAGCTCCTCGGGCGGGTCGTCGTCCGTCGTCCCGGGTCCGCCGCCGGCTGCTGCACCGTCCGGTGGTCCGTTGTCGCTCTCGGCCTCGTTCGGCGGCTCACCGTCACCGGCGCCGTCGACGGGCGGACCGCCACTGGCGTCGGACAGGACCGATCCAGGGTTCTCCCGACGGTAGTACCACAGCACCCCGGCGGCCGCGAACAGCGCGATGCCGACCACCACACCCCACGGCGGGGCCGAGTTCGCGGTGCGCAGCACCACCCGGGGCTGCCCCACGTCGAACTCGCGGGGGCCGGTCCACGTCACCGAGTTCTCGTCCTCGCTGTCCGGTTCGGGTTCGACGAGGGAGATCCGGTACTCCTCGGGCCACTCGATCGTGAGTTCGGTGTCGGCGTCGAGGAACATCCCCGCGAGCACCTCGTCGACCGCCAGCTGGCCGTCGCTCGCGTCGGCGAACCCGACCCAGTCGAACCCGTAGCGAACGATGCCGTACTCGCCGCTGATCGGGCTGGTCGTCGCCTCGACGCTGACGTTCTCGACGGCCATCTCCCGCCCGGTCGCGTTCTCGGCGGTCGCGACCGTCGACTCCATCCGCGAGGCGAACTGTCCGCGGTAGTCGCTCGTGCTCCGCTCGATGTCCTGCTGGAGGCTCTCGAACGCCTCGGTAGTGTTCTCGCTGTCGAGCGCGACGCGGTACTCGACCGTCCATCGGGCGTCGCCGTCCTCGTCGAGGTCGGCCTCGAGCATGACCGAGTCCGTCCCCAGGTCGCCGGTCTGGAGCCCCGAGAACTCCGCAGCGGCGCCGACTCCGGACGTGACCAGCAGGAGGGCCAGTGTGGTCACCACAACGCACCGTCGATCCATTCGCTCGGACGTGGGGTGCCCCGGAGTATATGCGTTGCCGTCCGGGTCGAACGCCGACTTCGGGCAGAACGCCGCCGAAACGGCCACAGCCCTTTTGCTGGCTGCCCGCTCACCCACGCGGTATGGACACGCGAGGCAACCTCGAAGCCGAGGACCTGTTGAAGCTGATACTGGTGCTGGTGGTGGCGTGGCTGGTCATCGGCCTGCTCGGCGAAGTGCTCGAACTGTTCACCGGCCTGCTCGGCTTGCTCCCGGACCTACTGGGGGTCGTCATCATCGTGCTGGTGATCCTCTGGCTGCTCGACCGGATCTGACCGGCGACGACGCGCTTTTCACCGCCGACCGCCCAGTGCTCGGCGTGACCCGTCGCGCCGACAGCACCGCCGTCGTCCGCCAGCAGTGAACCTCCGCGTCCCGCCAGCGGTCAAACGCCTCGCCGACAGCCTCTACCCGCAACTCACCTCCTTCGAGCAGGTGCGCGAGCGCCACACGCTCGTCGTCAAACGCATCGAGGCCGACACGTGGCGCGAGGGCCGCGGCGGCGTGCGCGAACGCCTCCGGCGCGTGCTCGACGAGACCAAACCGTTCCCGGTCCGGATCGACGGGATCGACTACTTCGCCGACCCGCCCGACGGCCGCGGGCCGGTGGTGTACCTCAGCGTCGAGAGCGAGGGGATCCACCAGCTCCATCGGCGGCTCTGCCGGGAGTTTCCGGTGGTCGGCGAGCTGGAGGGGGAGAACTACGTGCCACACGTCACGCTCGCCCGCGGGGGGAGCGTCGCCGACGCCGAGCGCGTCGCCGGAACCGAGATCGACCCCGTGGAGTGGACCGCCGAGCGCGCGCTGACGTGGGATCGCGAACACCGCGAGGCGGTCGATCGCTTCCGGCTACGGGGCTGAACCGCGGAACTTCGGCCGCGATCGGCAAAAGAAGTGTGGGCGATTTTGGCCGGCCTAAAGCGCTGAAACGCCCGTTCTCTCGGTTGGAACCACAAGACCCTATATGGTGGCAGAAGAACCACCGGGTGATGCCAACCGTCGAATACCTCAACTACGAAGTGCTTGACGACCACGGCTGGTCGATGGACGACGACGACCTGTTCGAGCAGGCCGCCGACGCGGACCTCGACGCCGAGGACTACGGCACGCTCGAAGTGAATCAGGGCGAGTACATCCTCGAGGCGGCGGAGGCGCAGGGGTACGACTGGCCGTTCTCCTGTCGCGCCGGCGCGTGTGCGAACTGCGCCGCCATCGCGAAGGAGGGCGAGATCGACATGGACATGCAGCAGATCCTCAGCGACGAGGAGGTCGAGGAGAAGGACGTCCGCCTGACCTGTATCGGCTCGCCCGCCACCGACGAGGTCAAGATCGTCTACAACGCCAAGCACCTCGACTACCTCCAGAACCGCGTCATCTGATTTAGTAGCTCAGTGCGAGCTCATGGTCCGCGAGCGCTTTCGTTTTTGCGCTGCGGGCGTTATCTGCGGGTAGAGGCACTTATACCCTTGGACTAGCGTGTAGTGTCTGCTGGTTGAGAATAGATTCTGCGGGGGTCGATTCTAGGTACCGAGTATCCAACCTTGTCCGGGTCTTACCTGCAGGTGCGCCGGGAGCGACCGCCACCGGCGCGGGCATCACGCCGACAAAGGAAGTGCCTGTCGTGGTCCCTCACGACAACCCCTTCTCTGGTCTAGGCAGCGATTATCTACATCACCACAACCAGTACGCTCGGGTATGTGCTGTGAAGGACCGCCGTGGGTCGTTCTGCGTGCGTTCAACGGTATGCACCACGCGTTTGTCGATGCGTTCTACACCAAACTCGAAGCATTCGCGAAAGCGCACGAGCTAGCGAGAGATCAACAGCAACAGCGTGAGGGCGAGATAGAGTTCGGAACGACCGCGCACGACTTGCCGCCCAGCAGAGGAGTCACGGAGTGCGAGTTCGTTGGTGTGGTTGATGATGCGAGATGGGTGGTGTTCCAATCATGAGCGAGCCTGTAACTGCGGCTCAAGAAGCCGTCACGAACGCGATGCTCGCCGGCATCATCGCCTGCGGAGCACTCAGCCTCACCCTCATCCAACACTTCAACCTCACCACCCCGATCTCCTACGCCATCCTCACAATGACGACCTTCGTCGTCTCAGCCTATCTCATCCCGAACCTCATCGCGCTCTGGCTCGGACGCACGCTCGACGACATCATGACTGACGATACGCCAACAACGCCCAGTCAAGCACGGCAATAGCGCGGTCGTACTCGTCGCCTGGTCTGATAACGTCGGTGTTTCTGTCCCACTCGATGACGCCTTCAAGCGCCTCAAGGTGCTGTTGGTACAAACTGATGTTCGTTCGCTTGCGCTTCTGCGCAGTCATCCGTTCATTTCGATAAGCTATCTGGTTCACTCTCGTCACTAGCTCAGTCCTCCGGAGTTCCGATTCTCCTCGTAGAGCGGTCAACACGTGTATTCTTCGTGGCGAGGAGAGTAGGTGCAGCAGGTCGGTCAGGTCGTCGATTTCGTTGTTGGTGTACTTCGGGTTCGGTGTTGGTGTTGTCGTAGCCATAGATGCCTACAGGGCACCTTGGTCGGGCATCTATGGCGCCGCAGAGGGTGGGTTCGAGGCGGGCAGAACCGGGTCCCCGCCACTGGTATTGGTCAAAAGAAGGAGTTAGTCGTCGGCGGCGTCGTCTTCGGTGGTGGTGTCGATGACGGCGAGCGTGAGTGTGTCTTCGCCGGCGAGGTCGGTGCCGAGGTACGCGCGTCCGCGGTCGTCGGTGCTGACGACGCGGATGTCGGCGACTTCGTCGGGGTCGATGGTCACGGTGATGTCGTCGTCAGTCATCGGTGTCACCCCCGCCGTCGATGATTTCGATGTCGGTGTTGATGTCGATGGAGCTGCGTTTGATTGGTTTCGATGCTTCGAGTCGTTCTGCGAGGTCTGCTCGCAGTACGGTGTTTTTCAGGTACATATTTGCCTGAGACCGCTCCGCGGGAATCGAACCCGGGTAGGTGCGCCAGCAGCGGCGAGAGTCGAGCGCGTTAGTCTTGCAGCGTCATCAGCGTGTTCTGCTTGCTGTCGATGATAGACCACAACTGCTCATCGACGATATCGACGAATCGTTCACTCGTCATGAACGGTTTTGCTGGGCAAGACACGGCAGCGAATCCGGGGTTGTCGCGCAGGTGTTCGCCGGGTCGGGTTTTGATGACGTCGGTTGGGTAGGCTTCGTCCTCCAGACCCAGGATGCAGGTTGCGCCGGAGTAGATGTCGGTGTCGGCGGTTCGAGCTTCGTGGAATAGCTCGCTGAGGCGCGTGTCACCGATGCTTTCGGCTTGTTCGAGTTCTTCTCGCAGTTCTTCGAGGGCGGCCATTTCGTTCTTGAGTTGTTCGGTGCGGCTGTCGTCAGCTGTGTTTTCTTTCTGTCTCATTGCAACTGTATGTATACCCCTGATAGGTATAAACCTGTGGGGTAAAGAGTGGATAAATTACCCCACACTCAAGTGACAAATACATAAACGAACGCACCCACGCGGGCACGGGTGAAAGCTGCGAGAACCCTCAACACGCCCGAGAACACGCCACAGAGAACCTGACGCAGCACACACCCATCGCCACACCCACCACTATTGCCAAACTTATTTACTTAACACATTATTAAAATTAATCACTATGAATCCGCTACACACCGCGGCTGAATCGACAGCAGAAGCAGCATCAATCAGCCCGACTGGCATGTTCGTCGTCGGGGTCGGCGTTACGCTCGTCGGCGTCTATCTGCTCTACCACAACCCGGGGAAGGGACCGTACTGCAGCGACTGTGACATCCACGCCACACACGACTCAGACTACTGCCCCGTCTGCGGCTCGGGCGACCTGGAACAGCACCAGCGTCCGCGAGGCATCGATAACCTGGCGGAGTGGGCAACCAACCTCGGTCAGACCACGGACGGTGATGGCGATGAGTGACGATGCACATGCCGGGACCCACTGGGATGACTGCCCGACATGCGGCACCCACACTGATGTAAACATCTACCAGATACACTGGTACGAACTGAAGGTCATACAGGTACGTTTTTGCTCCGAATGTTGCACCAAATACGCGGCGGAATTTGAATTCTCGGAGCGGGATATCATACGTGACGCCCCATCAGACCCGGACGGTGATGGCGATGAGTGATGAAATCCTCGTTATGTGCGACGGCGCCGATGGTGACGGCACCCGCTGCGACCGGCTGTTACTCGTCCCGGCAGATACGCGCGATGCGGCGCACTACTGCCCCGAACACCAACCAGGAAGCGACCGCAGCAAGGTGACAGCATGACGGTCAGTACGCTCGTGCGTCGATTCCTGATGGCTTACGCCGCGGTCACGACTGTCGCGCTGCACGCCGGCGTCGGGGCGCACTACTGGTACCTCTCGACCACGTGCACTCCCGAGAATTGCCTAGGAGTCGCGATTGCCGGGAGCATCCTGCGGGCGGTCGTGGTCGGGCTCGCGCTCGCCACAGTCGCGGTAATGGCTGCAGACAGCATGCTACGACGACATTACAGCAGCGCCAAAGCCTAAGCACCGCCTATCCAACCACCCGCAGCTCAACCTCTCACTCAACATGACCAACAACAACGACAGCGACGGCGACGACGATGAGGAGTGGAAGGAGCCGTACCCGGACGACATGCCCGACGACGGCTGGCCAGACGATGAAGACCCGCCCGACATCGACGACCTCGACGACGATGGCGACGGGAAGGAGCCGATTCCTGACGACCAAGGTGCTGGTAAGAGCAGCGAAGATGAGTGGATTCTGTCTACGACGCCGATAGAGCGTGTGTGCAGCGTTATCAGAACGACATACGACCCGAGAACCGTGAGTGAGCTGGCGGAGCGAGCAGTCGCTCCCGAGGAGACGGTGAGGACCGTCGTTGAGGTGTTGCTAGAAATCGACGTGGTGGTGGTCGAGGAGACCGAGCGCGGGCAGGGTTACAGGGCGACTTCGACGTGGTGGGACTTCCAGAAGGCGTCGAGTCTAGCCGATTGGAAGCGAACCGAGGACCTGCTCCGCAGCGCGCGCGAGAAGGTCGAGAGGTATCAGCAGAAGTATGGGGTGGAGAGTCCCGATGAACTGCAGGCTACCGAGCGAGAACTGACCGAGGAGGAGTTGCGGGACTTGTCGTGGTGGCGGAGCGCGGAGAAGGAGATTATGACGCTTCGGTTGGGGGAGGTGCTGGCTGAGTATCGAGAGGAGATCAAGGATAACGATGACCCCGGTGAATGACCGGTGTGAGAAGGTTCTGCTAACCACCCGATTCTGCCGAGAACACTACTCAGACACGCCCTAATCGGTGGTATCCCCACAGCCTTAAACTCATAAAAGTGCTAATAATATCCATATGGAACTAAATGCAATCGAGAGCTACAACGACATAGCTTCACACGACCTCCAGCACAGCACCACAGAACACATCGTCTCCCTCCTCAACACCGGACTTGACGGTATCGTGCACGTCCCTCGGTGGCTCACCGAGGAAGAAGACGTCCCGACGGTCGGACCCGACGACAACCTCGTAGTCGGCGATATCGCAGACCACAGCGAGAAGTCAATCCGCATCACCACCGCCAACGACAACGAGCACTACCTCCCCAAGTCGCAAGTCACGGTGTTCGTACGCGGTAGCGAACGCATCGACTCCCCGCAGCAGGGACTCACCGACTACGGAGGTGAACAGCGATGAAGACAGTCTACGTAGTCGTGCTTGACATCGGAAATGGGAGCCTAGTTAAGGGCGCGTTTGCGGACAAAAAAGAAGCAGAGGCATGTGCGTTTCAGGCAGCGAAATCCTCAAATAAGGGATGTGATGACGACCTCGAAATAGTCAATGACCCAAGTCCCCCAAAAGGAGTAACACAAGTCAAGACAGCTAGCCCGGCTACCTACGCGACGGTCAAAGCGTACGACCTCGACTTCTAACCCCGTAACTGAACGGGGGTTCTGTTGCACCCTGTAACGTGCGTCGGTTCTTTTTTAACCGTGACTATGAAACTGGGTAAATATTATAAGTCTCCCTGTCGTATCTAGGGATGCAGTTACCCCAGAAACCCGTCGTAACCACAACGGTCGATCCTCACTGTGTGTCGTCGCACACAGGCAACTGTCCCGCGATCAATGGGGTCATTTTCGACCCCGCGCCCTTGAATTCCCTAGCTGTAGTAGTGTCGTACACCCCCTGTGTCGTTTTCTGGAACTGCTGGTAAGGCGCGTAGCAACGTTCGAGTCAGCAGTTACCCCTTGTGCCTTGTTACCAAAGCACAATGGGTAAGATGCGTCGGTAGCCCTCAACGCTGTTGTTTACTCTCATTATGAATTTGGATAAACATTATACGCCCCGGTATCGTAACTAGGGATGCAGTTACCCCGAAAACACCCGTAACGGTTGCTCCTCACTGTGTGACCTACCACACAGGAAACTGTGCTGTCAACGATGGGGTCTCTTTTGACCCCTCCCTGTCCCTTACTTCCGAAACACCCCATGTCCTTGTGAGGGGTGAGTCGAGAACCCCGAAGTGCCGATTCGATGCGTCTCAGTACCCTGTTCGACCGTTTCCCCACAGCCTTAAACTCATAAAAGTATTAACTATATCCGTATGTATATAACAGATGAGGAGTTGCGAGAAGTACAGGAAAAAGACACGCATGAAGCCGTTCGAACGCTCATATCGGAGTACGACGCGGTGCTTTTCGAACTGCTTCGAAATGACCGCCGAGTTGACCTCAAGCTGCATGACGCGCTGCTCGAAGCCATCGTTCAGGATGCAGTCGAGGAGCTGTCGATGGACTCCATCAGGGAGATCAAGAGCGTGGATGACCCCGAGGTGTCGGTTTCTGTCGAGGTGAACTTCGATGAATCTTGAACTTTGTATTGAATATGCACGCCATCGTCGGGAAAATCAAAAACTGCACAAGGAGAGAGTCGAGATGATATCGGCAGTCCGTACGCTAGACATCGAGGACAGCGAGTATGTAATGGACGCCGTGTACGATGACACATTTGACAAACTCGACCAGAGAAGGACTGAGAACATCGAAAACATCGAAAACACAAGAGAGCAGATGTCGATGGGAGAGCTCATTCTCGGGAAAATGATGCTCCATTCCGGGGTGTGGGTGTGGTTCTGACACTTTTGTGAGGTCTGGTGCAGTATGGGTAGTTGCTGATTCGCTGTCGGAGAACCCTGTTTCTTTCACTGAGTTGGGTCGATTAGGTGCGTCGAGACAGTAAATACGGGTTATTTTCGATTATTTACTTGCTGGTGAGAAGGTTTATTGTCGTGAAAACTCTATATAGAGGTAAGTACGACACGCCGAACCGGTCGGTGTTCGTGCCCTCCACTATGGAACAGAAATACACAATTGTTGACCTGTACTGCGGCGCTGGTGGCGTCGGGCTCGCCCTTGACGACATCAGCACCGAATACGAAATCGACATCGAACACATAGGAATCGACATCGAAGACCACCATGACACATATCCCGGAAACTTCGTGCAAGGGGACTGCAGCGACCCAGAATGGCTCGACGCCATGCTCCCCAACGACATTGACCTTCTGTGGCTCTCCCCACCGTGCACCGCGTACAGCACACTCAGCTACGCGAACAAGCACGAACTCGGGTTCGACGATCCGCGCGACCACTACCCGACCATAGACGACCTCAACGTCCACGAAGTTATCGACCGCCTCGACCCGGACGAATACATCATCGAAAACGTGGCGACCTGTGAAGACCTCCGGGAACCGGCGAAGCTGAACGGGCTCGCGTTCGACGAACCCTACGACCTCGAACGACACTTCGAGACATCCTTCGATGCCCCGAACAACGTTGTGACGGGCGAACCGTCAGTTCCGCTGACAACAGTGTCGGACGATTCACAATCGCAGTCGGCGAAACCGATTGCCCGCGCGAAAGGCGTTCCCGAAGATTGGGGGTCGCAGGTAATTCGCTCCGCTATCCCGCGGTCCTACGTGCAGTACCTGCTGCACTACTGCCCAGTCGTCGATGTGCCACTACCGACTGCTGCAGCACCGAAACAGACGCTGTGGAGCGACTACACGGCACGCGGACACCCCCTGCGTGACATCTTAACGATTGCCCGACGGGCAGTTCGCGGGGTGGGTATCTAATGCAGATTGAACCGTTCACTGACGACGATGGGTACCGCTGCTGGCTCTCGGAGACCGAACAAGACCAGCTCACCAGTCACTACCACACGGAACCGAAGAAGCGACTCGCCATCGAGCTGATGCTCGATGGGCTGCGCAGCGAGGAAGTGCCGAGGGTTGCGACGCGGGACTTCCGGCGGCTCGACGCCGACGAGGAAGCATACAAACTCCGCGTCAGGGAGGGCAAAACCGGGTGGAGAGAGTGTCCGGTGAGCAACGATACCCACACCCTCGCGCAGACGCTGAAGAACGCGAGCGGCACAACGAAAGAAGATCCGCTCGTGGACGTGTCCTCGCGAACCGTGCAGCGGTGGGTGTCGAGCGCGGCAGAAGCACTCGCCGACAGCACAGGGAACACTGATTGGCACCACGTCACCGCGCACGACCTGCGACGCACATGGGCGACGACGACCTACTACGGGCTGTCAGCGCCGTACGCACTGGACGTAATCATGCAGTGGGGCGGGTGGACCGACGGCGACACCTTCCGAAACAACTACCTCGGCAAGGAACCGGATGACCTCGCAGTGTCGATGATGGACGAAGCCGGACTCCGATAGTTCCCGCCCCGAGTTGTCTTGAAGAACACGCCTTTCTCCCACCCCGGTAGAGAACGTTGGAACACTCCCGGGTGCAGGTAAGAGACGAAGGGTGACTCCGGCTAGACGTCGAGTTGCTGTTGACCGCCCAGCGTGAACGTCAGATAGTCCCCCTCGATCCCCTCGAAGGACTTGTCGAGCTCATCCTGAATGTCGTCCGTCTCCATCAGCGCTCGGATAATCTTACAGAACTTCTGAATCTCACTCATCGTGAGCGTCTCACCGATACGGTTCTGAATCCACTTCTTCGCCACCTGCCGGTCACCAATCTCGTACTCCCACACATCCTTCGGGACCGGATGGAAGTACTGGTCTGAGTTGATGTAGAACCGCTCTTCCTCCTCGTCGTAATGCCGGTAGTACTCCCCCGTACTCTCCGACACCTCGTTCTCCCCGTCACCATCACCGTCACTGTGTAGCTGCACGCCCGGCGAGTCGAGGTTCGGGTGCGAGAGCGTGTGGAGCTTCACCAAGTCCTCGCCGTGCTCGGCGTACTCGCTGAACAGCGACTCATCCTCCGGGAACGGGATTTTCGGGAAGTCCGTCTCCATGAACTCGGAGTACTTCAGCCGGTACGACCGAGCGTACAGCACTGTGTACGTGTAGTAGAACACCTCCTCCGGCGTGACATCACGGTCGTACGCGTCCGAAAGCTGCGACACCAACCGCGGGTTCACGTTGCTCTGCCGGTCGGGGTCGCTCAGCTCCGTGTACGTCTCGTCCGGCGCGCCAGGATACAGATACAGCGGGAACTGGTAGTTCACCTCCTTCGTCGAAACCCCGTGGTGAGTCATCAGCCCGTCCGTCGCGAACGCGTGGTCGAACGGCGTACGCTCAGTTCGACGCGGCACGGAAATGCTGACGTTCTCTCCCGCGAGCATATGCTTCGAGAGCCGGTCAGCACGCCGATGCACGGCAACGTGCTCGTCGTAGACGGTGTACTCCTTATCGAACGGTGAGGTCTGTATCTCGACGAGTTTATCCTCCCAGTTCGCGCCTCTGAGGTGGTCTTTCGCCTCGTCGTACAGCCACTGGTCTTGACTACACAGGTTGAAGTACTCTCTCGCTTTTTCCTCGCTATCGGTATCGAG
It encodes the following:
- the uvrB gene encoding excinuclease ABC subunit UvrB yields the protein MSDSESGPLSPDQPDAERPFRVDAPFEPAGDQPEAIEQLAAGFREGMDRQTLLGVTGSGKTNTVSWLIEEIQQPTLVIAHNKTLAAQLYEEFRELFPDNAVEYFVSYYDYYQPEAYVEQSDTFIEKDASINDEIDRLRHSATRSLLTREDVIVVASVSAIYGLGDPRNYVDMSLRLEQGQQIDRDELLGRLVDLNYERNDVDFTQGTFRVRGDTVEIFPMYGRYAVRVEFWGDEIDRIRKVNTLEGEVVSEEPAVLLHPAEHYSIPEDRLQEAMAEIEELMEDRVRHFERQGDLVAAQRIEERTTFDLEMLQETGYCSGIENYSVHLSDREQGEAPYTLLDYFPDEFLTVVDESHQTLPQIRGQFEGDKSRKDSLVENGFRLPTAYDNRPLTFEEFEAKTDETLYVSATPGEYEREESDQIVEQIVRPTHLVDPAVEVTSAQEQIDDLMDRIDERIENDERTLVTTLTKRMAEDLTEYLEEAGVNVAYMHDETDTLERHEIIRSLRLGEIDVLVGINLLREGLDIPEVSLVAILDADQEGFLRSETMLVQTMGRAARNVNGEVVLYADKRTDAMTSAIEETRRRRAIQQRYNEEHGFEPTTIQKEIGETNLPGSKTDASGAANAEVGDADDAARQIEQLEDRMEEAADNLEFELAADIRDRIRELREEFDLDGGDEGVAPEPDAEF
- a CDS encoding DUF4897 domain-containing protein, whose protein sequence is MDRRCVVVTTLALLLVTSGVGAAAEFSGLQTGDLGTDSVMLEADLDEDGDARWTVEYRVALDSENTTEAFESLQQDIERSTSDYRGQFASRMESTVATAENATGREMAVENVSVEATTSPISGEYGIVRYGFDWVGFADASDGQLAVDEVLAGMFLDADTELTIEWPEEYRISLVEPEPDSEDENSVTWTGPREFDVGQPRVVLRTANSAPPWGVVVGIALFAAAGVLWYYRRENPGSVLSDASGGPPVDGAGDGEPPNEAESDNGPPDGAAAGGGPGTTDDDPPEELLSPEERVLRLIERNGGRMKQKTVTEELDWSAARTSQVVGDLRDDGEVESFRLGRENVLKLPDEE
- a CDS encoding 2'-5' RNA ligase family protein, whose translation is MNLRVPPAVKRLADSLYPQLTSFEQVRERHTLVVKRIEADTWREGRGGVRERLRRVLDETKPFPVRIDGIDYFADPPDGRGPVVYLSVESEGIHQLHRRLCREFPVVGELEGENYVPHVTLARGGSVADAERVAGTEIDPVEWTAERALTWDREHREAVDRFRLRG
- the fer gene encoding ferredoxin Fer; the protein is MPTVEYLNYEVLDDHGWSMDDDDLFEQAADADLDAEDYGTLEVNQGEYILEAAEAQGYDWPFSCRAGACANCAAIAKEGEIDMDMQQILSDEEVEEKDVRLTCIGSPATDEVKIVYNAKHLDYLQNRVI
- a CDS encoding DNA cytosine methyltransferase; the encoded protein is MRRDSKYGLFSIIYLLVRRFIVVKTLYRGKYDTPNRSVFVPSTMEQKYTIVDLYCGAGGVGLALDDISTEYEIDIEHIGIDIEDHHDTYPGNFVQGDCSDPEWLDAMLPNDIDLLWLSPPCTAYSTLSYANKHELGFDDPRDHYPTIDDLNVHEVIDRLDPDEYIIENVATCEDLREPAKLNGLAFDEPYDLERHFETSFDAPNNVVTGEPSVPLTTVSDDSQSQSAKPIARAKGVPEDWGSQVIRSAIPRSYVQYLLHYCPVVDVPLPTAAAPKQTLWSDYTARGHPLRDILTIARRAVRGVGI
- a CDS encoding site-specific integrase produces the protein MQIEPFTDDDGYRCWLSETEQDQLTSHYHTEPKKRLAIELMLDGLRSEEVPRVATRDFRRLDADEEAYKLRVREGKTGWRECPVSNDTHTLAQTLKNASGTTKEDPLVDVSSRTVQRWVSSAAEALADSTGNTDWHHVTAHDLRRTWATTTYYGLSAPYALDVIMQWGGWTDGDTFRNNYLGKEPDDLAVSMMDEAGLR